The Flaviflexus equikiangi genome contains the following window.
TGTCGACTCAACGTCAGACGCCCCGATCGAAGTGAGCGGTGCGCTCCGCAAGATCCTTCATCGCGCCAACGCCGCACGCTCGACGAAGGAGCGCCTGCAGATCCTGGCCTCCCTCCGCCCTGCCGATCTGAAGCCCAGCGCACCGTCCGCAGCTGAAGTGCGGACTGGTCTGAACATGGGCCAGCACCAGGCGCTGTCGACGGAGCGCTGGGGTATCACCCGCGAGGAACAGGACCAGATCGCCTTCGAGTCCCACAAGAACCTCATGGCAGCCTATGAGCGCGGTTTCTTCGATGACCTCATGACCGGTTACCAGGGTCTCTCGCGAGACGAGAACCTGCGCGTGTCCACCATGGAGAAGCTCGGATCCCTCAAGCCGGTCTTCGGCGGGCCGGAGGGCACGATGACGGCGGGCAACTCGACGCCGCTCTCGGACGGAGCCTCCACTGTTCTCATTGCTTCGGAAGAGTGGGCGCAGGAGCACGGGCACCAGCCACTTGCCTACATCCGCGATATCCACACTCGCTCCGTCGATTTCACGGCGGGAGCGGACCTGCTCTCCGCACCTGCCTACGCCGCACCCGAGATGTTGGCCCGCAACGGCCTCACGCTCGACGATATGGACTTCGTCGAGATCCACGAAGCGTTCGCGGCCACCGTCGTCATGATTCTGAAGGCGTGGGAAGACGAAGAGTTCGGCCGTGACGAGCTCGGACTCGACGGGGCCTTCGGCTCGGTCCCCCGGGACCGCCTCAATGTCCTCGGCTCCTCGCTCGCTGCGGGCCACCCGTTCGCCGCGACAGGCGGCCGCATCGTCGCCTCTCTCGCCAAGATGCTGTACGAGGCGGGTCCCGGCAAGTTTGGACTGATCTCAATTTGTGCCGCCGGCGGGCAGGGCACCGTCGCCCTCCTCGAATCTGCACGCTGAAAGGGAATCTCCTATGAAGTTGGATTACACGGCATTCGTTCGCTCAGCCCCCGGCAAGTTCATCGCCGGCAAGACAGGGCTCCCTCAACCGACTGACCTGCCGCGTTTCGCGGACAGGCCGCAACCGGTTCTTGGGCCGGTGCTCGTGCTCGGCACGTCGCAGGCCGCGGAAGAACTCGCCGCCCAACTTCTGGAGTGGGACTGTGACGTTCGTCGGCACGCCGATGATCTCGATAAGATCGGCACCATCGTGGTCGTCTTGGATGAGATCTCGGCGCCCGGCGACACCGGCCCGATTATTCGGGACATGCCGGGTGCTTTCAAGAAGATGAAGCTCGGCGGGCGGGTTGTCACCGTCTCCCGGACGGCGAACAGCGACGATCCGCATGTCAATGCCGCCAGGGCTGGAGTCGAGGGATTCGTTCGTACTCTCGCGAAGGAAGCACGGTACGGGACGACCGCCAACGGCATTCTCGTCGATGACGGTGTGAGCCTCCGGGATCCGTCCGTCATCGGTGCCCTGCGGTTCTTCGTGTCCGCGAAAT
Protein-coding sequences here:
- a CDS encoding acetyl-CoA C-acetyltransferase is translated as MNYPRNVAVLGGNRIPFARAGKAYKNVSNQDMLTAALDGLVARFSLQGELLGDVAAGAVLKHAKDFNLTRESVIGSALDSRTPAIDMQRACATGLDAINFVANKIALGQIEVGIGGGVDSTSDAPIEVSGALRKILHRANAARSTKERLQILASLRPADLKPSAPSAAEVRTGLNMGQHQALSTERWGITREEQDQIAFESHKNLMAAYERGFFDDLMTGYQGLSRDENLRVSTMEKLGSLKPVFGGPEGTMTAGNSTPLSDGASTVLIASEEWAQEHGHQPLAYIRDIHTRSVDFTAGADLLSAPAYAAPEMLARNGLTLDDMDFVEIHEAFAATVVMILKAWEDEEFGRDELGLDGAFGSVPRDRLNVLGSSLAAGHPFAATGGRIVASLAKMLYEAGPGKFGLISICAAGGQGTVALLESAR